The sequence below is a genomic window from Carassius carassius chromosome 45, fCarCar2.1, whole genome shotgun sequence.
TCACTTACAGTCATTCATATAAGTGAGAAACCATTCCCACATCTGACTGTGTTTTAAGAGCGAGGGGTCCATGTGTAAGCGATGGAAACGGTAGAAGTGAGACTGGAAGCCCCTCGTAGTCCAGACATTCCTCAGTAGCTGAGGTGCCAGCTGGGACAGAACCACCTTCTTTTCACCTTCATGGAATCCAGATATCAAAATATTTACATGCCGTTAATGTTCTCCTTAGGGCTTTTTGATGTGGGCGAGGGAGAGGTGACGGTGTCTGGTACAGTCGCGCAGTCAAATTCTCCTCTCCTTTTCCCTTCCTGCCTCCTCTTCCCTTCCTGTTTCACGTTGGTCCTCCACGTGCCTGTTCCAGGGACTTGATTGTGCAGGTTTGTGGTTTTGAGGGAATTTTAGGCACTTTTTGAGGAAGTTAACGATGAATGTGAGGGGTGGATGGATCCAGCTGGTATATTGATTCTTGCTGAAGTAATCTCTAAGAAAGAGGCTACATGGACAACATCTGGATTCTCTCCACCATTACAAAGCCGAACATACGTATGTACAGACTATCATTCCCATCCCCTAAAAAGCAGGAATTTCTTCAGCTCGGTTTGTCATCACTCTCAAACACAACTCATATTCACACCACCACACCAAAGGCCGTCCGTCTACAACTGTCTGAAAGGAATGCCATTTTTAGATATGCTTTTGTCTTCAGGGTCATCTTTGTGTCAGGGTACCACTTACAACTCTGTGTGCATGAAGGAAATAAAGAGGGAGGACAAGAAACAAAGAATGAGAGAATTAATGGTGAGCTCAGCAGTAGTAAAGGGTCACAAGGGTCCCACGAACAAGTCAGTTCCATGGAAACGATTAAGCTTAACATGACCCCTGAACCTTTATTCCACAGAACATCTCTGGACATATTTATGTTCAGCCCTGGAGATTCTTCCCAAAAGACTGGTCTTCCATTATTCAAGAGCAGTTCTTAACACCTTGCAGACAAAGACACCAGTCAGAACAAATCTTGGGTTCTGGGAGAACATGTTAGTCCTCAAGTTATAACTTAATATAGATATAGCAGCAATATATCTACATATACTTAAAAGTCAATACAGCAAGAGAACTTGTAACTATATAGAGTACTTAAGTCTGACTTGATAATATTCTGCCAATCACCATGACAGAATCATTATAAGCATTTAATCTACTTTAGGTCCTGTCTTTTTGCCTCATGAACATGACTTTACTATGTTCTAAAGTTCAGTCCTGAGGACTTCTAAACATCTGAATGTCATGTCTGGTCGTAGTGTATCTTAGCAAGTTGTATATTCTCATCTGCATGTTCTGTATGTACCAAGAATATGAAGTTGTGTTGGTAGGAAACATCTGCTGTAGACAAACATGTAAATAAGTTATATAATCATAAGCTGATTTattaaagcattttcttgaacTCAAACCAAGCAAAGAGTTTGCCTGCTCTGAACCTTTGGGAACCACTCTGATTGTTTCCATGTGTGGAGGCAGACTGTGTGTGGTGGTGATTCATTTGATTATATGATAAGCTGTTCTTCTGTTCCATTGAATGTTTACaagaatacaaaacaaacaattcACTCATTCATTTACCTCTGCTCTCTTTTCTGAGAGCCTGTCTTTTGCCTATCTTATTAGTTTAGACAAAACATTTGTGTCCAGCTGTGTGTGGTCAGTTCTAAGTGATGAGAACATGTTTATGTTTCAGAGGGAGATAATATATTGGGAAAACTGCGAAAAGGAAAGCAATATAAACAGTTAAATATATGATTCATCATTCAAACAGAAATGATAGCACTAGGAGTTTACGGTAAAAAAAAGTGGTGGTGATGTTACAATGCTACTGTgaatgttagcatgttgcttggGGTTTTATACACAgttctgtttggttgctaggttgtttaGGGAAGTTTTTAGCCAATGTCTTCATTAACACAAAAATGTGAATCTAAGTGTCTAAACATCTTCACAAGCCATTAAACCCAGCTAATCAAGTAGCTGCTCTGCATTTATGGGCTCTGAAATAACACTAACGGTAATGATGATGTTAAACACTACATGTTTTCAGGGTAATGTAGTGTTTCTTTACATATCAATAATAAGCTAATATGATTATAGCAGCAAAACCACAGTAAACCATCTATCTGTCATCTTCTCCTACATCTTTAAAGGTTTTTAAGAGGTAATGTTTGCAGGGTGGAGAACACACTGGTTAGCTGTGCTGACACCCAGGAAAGGCAAATAAAAGCAGGCAAACAGACATTAAAACTGtgttgtttatatgtatatgacataaaaaagtgttttttccaGTTTTGGCAAAGGATAATATTTGTGGAAGCATTTTGTAATCCACCGCTTGTGATGCGTTAAGAATTTAGCACTGTTCGGCTGCCAGTTTCTGCTACCCTTTGTTATTTCTGAAATCACACCGTCCATTGATgagaaaaaatacacaaaaagatGGACTCTCGCTTAGAAAAACATTGGCGCTGGAAGGAAGCCTGAGGAATCTGGGTGTCTGTCTCAGTTTAGTTCACCCTGGTGTTTGAGAATTCACTCATACGAGCTTCACAGAGGAGCGTCTGTGTCTCAGACTTCTGGTATGTGATGCAGGGAAAAGTCACGATTACACCTACCAAAACCTAACAACTTCTCACATTCATTCACAGACCGTCGCCTGACCGGTGACATCACAGGAACTTGAACCTGACGGCTGGTATTTTTCATACCAGGCCAGAGAAACACTGTCCCTCATTCAAATCTTTTAACTAACAGTCTTTTCGCTTctcacaataaaataattttcacatttaatagGTGGGATTCCGTTTTGAAATCATTCCTTCCATTAGTCAGCAGTTCCCAAAGAAGACATCAGAGGAAGGGGGGAACGTCTCGGGGACAGGAAGGATCGGGAGAAAGACACACAATGTGGGAAAGTCATTAAATCTTGGGGTCGTGGAAATGGAAAAGCACACTATGGGCTCTTAGATCTCTCTCAAAGGTCAGTCGTTTCTTTAAACCAGCTTACCTTGGTTGCCATAGCCACATGGCAAATATACAGATATCGGTTAATTCTGGCACAGACCTTTGCATCAAAGGACATAGGGGTGTGTGTGGACAGCTGGCGCATCATAAAAGGAGAATTGAACGCTAATAAACTATTCTATAGCAGCAAACTTTGGAGAGGAATGTGTGACCTGTGGTAACAGACCTTCACTTCCTTTCATCCACGAGATAAAGTGACTGGGAATGATCACcgataagaaagaaagaaagcagaaCTACCACTCAGAGCTGAATTTCTGGATATGACAAAGATATGTGGTCATGTGTCTAAGACATAATGCTTTTCTGGGTAGGATTCTTGGCTCTTCAGATGGAAAATACTGGTTGTTAATCCCAATCACCTCCAGCAGAGTCTTAGGCTTGGTTTACCAGCTCTGAATTCACATCTGCACTGCCTTTCAGTAAATTTCAAGTGACTAAGCACTGTCAACCTCAGTTAGGTTAATAAACTAGCATGATTACGTGATCCTAGAGTTGACGTACCTCAACGTTGTTGTTCATGGTATTGATGAACCTGTGGCCAGGAATGCGCTTCTGATTGCAAATCACCCCAACATCCTCACTGTGGCGGCAGTCTGACACCCCAAAGCCATTTGAGGGGCATTCGGCTAAGGATTTCTCTCTTCCTGTGCAATGGACGTTGTCCAGCCAAATGCGTCCTGTGTAATAAAGAGCAATTGATGGTTTTGTCAATCACCAGCAgatgttgtgttttggatgctgtCTTGGTGTCACTATCTGGCTACTTAATTCCCTTAATTGAACAGTTCAACTCTCAAAAATGACTCTGCAACTCTACTTTATCtatttcaaaacctgtatgatgGTGAGTTttggaaggatttttttttaataagcacCATAAAAGAATCATTAAAGATGTTCTCACAACTTGTGTACTATGCTGCAAGTGTCAGACTGAAAGTCaaactaaaataattcaaaagtTCTGCCTCTCACAAATGAATTGTCAGTGATTATGCTGATGACAGAAGTTTCttatttgggtgaattattcctgcTTTTAGCTAAATGCCTTGGTAAACCAGCCTCAACCACTCTAGTCTGGCTAGATTTTGTTAACTTCTTTGATTCAATATAAAGTTATCAAATATGAACCCTTCTAGAATTTCCCTTCACTATGCATTGCATGCTGCTAATGATTTTGCTTACTCTGTGGAAAGTGGAATAAGAGTCAAGACCAATGGTTACTCTTCCCATAGGGCTCAATCATAACCACCCACTGATTTACATCTTTGGACAGATTTATTGAGACAAATCATCATGTTTCTGTGGtaaagagacagagagatgagATTATGTCTGCTCTTGACTTTAAATCTTGTTTCCATACTTTTTTGACTCTCTGTTTGGTATCAATTACCTCTAATGACTAAAACATGATGGATTAGCAATAAAATTCAAGAATATATGCATATAATGGATCTTTCAGTAGAACAGAAGCTTATAATATACAATCAGAATTCTTGCCTACCTTCTCCTTGTCCAAACTTTGCAGATGGGGACCAGGCCACAGCACCCAGGAAGCCAAGCTCCCTGCATGCAACATGAGCAGCTAAGATTGAGAAGTCATCATCACAGATAGTCCCCCATTCGTTGTTGTAGAAGACCTCCAGACGACCCTCGTAATGCTTGCGTTTATTACCCGCTAGACGGAGCTGAATCTTGGGTTGCTGGGATTCAGATTGGGCCTGAACCAAAGCCAAGAGACTAAAGATGCACAATGCAGAAGGGAACACCATGGCTAAACTTTCACCTGCGAGAGCATTAAACAACACCATCCATGTCAGTTCGGTCCACACCATTTCTCAAATCCTGAGGCTATAGCAGACAGATAACTGGGGTGTTTACTTTTTCCACTACTCATCCCAAACTGTCAATTAGAGGGGTTTTGTAGGAACATGTCCTACAATTATTGACACTGATGATACTGACATTAATGTATCTCAAAGGCATGTATGTTTACTGCATTAAAAACATCTATCTATTATTTCTgcacaagaaaaaacaaaacaaaaacagagctcAGAGTTCAAACAAGAACTATCAATGAATGGCAGCCAAATGGTTTCCAGGATGTTGGAGTTTATAGAAACGCCAGCACATATGACATAACAACCCCTGCTATTCTTACACATCTAACTTGCAAAACCACAAAGTGGACATTTTCACAAACAGTTAAGATGCATGTTTTATTCACATGCATAGAcaaataaagaagtgaagtctgcacactgaaaactactgctccagaggaatttaatcaagcaacgtttcgaccttcaggtcttcatcaggcacaTTGTGCACCTGCATCCTATTCGGATGTTTGGGATGTGCACAACaatttttgtactgtattttttattcacaTGCATACTCATGTGGGGTAACTAGGATGTTATCTGCACATCATGATGTTAATTAATGTTCAGGACACTCATCCAGGTACTCATAGGTACTCAATATCCTATTTCCTGACTGAGAAAATGCCTTTCCCTAATGGATTCTGTTCCCAAACAAATCACTAAGAGCTGCCCCGTCAGAGAGTCATTGCATAAAATTAATGAGACTTTAACATGATGTCATAATCACTGTCCCAAAACTAACCATTCAATCTAATTTGGTAGTTTTAAAACCTCCTTAGATTTACTTCCTGTGTGTGTATGATTGATagctcattcattcatccattacaGATTAATTGTCTTATTTAATTGTCCTATTTGATGCAGTAATGAGACaaatatgttcatatatatatatatatatatgtgaccctcAAGTCTCAAAATCAAATAATGAGATAACAAGCATCGAAGTTTGATTTTAACTATGATTTGTAGATGTCTATAATAAAGATATCAAGGTtacattttcacagaatgttctttACCTTATTAAGGACGATTAtatgtagaaaacagtaaatcgCTTAAATTGACTTTAGCTGGGTTTTCACAGCCAGCGGCGCATACTATTCATAATAGTATaatgataatattcatatgcGAAGCAATAAAAGTTATTTGTCTAAAATGTAGCTAGGTGTTATAACTGTCCATTTTGGAACAAGTAGACTAGTTAATATAGTATAATTGTAACATGTAGGCTATTCTTCAATATGCATGTGTGCACAAGTTATGTTTTGCACAGTCACGTGTATTTAAGGCACAATACACTTGTAATAGATTAGTGTGGTTACACCACTTCACATCACCTGAATCAACTACCTTTTTTTCTACAAAGTATTTCAAAACCAATAAATACAACGAGTGCATTTGCACGGACACGACAATAAAGTTacctttaaattttatatatataaaaatagcctAACGTTACATATTTACAGCGGTTTAAATATCACAGGCACTTTATTAAAGACACTCAAAAGAACAACTCGGATGTCAGCattccaatatatatatttagtaggcTATATCAGCGTTTTAAACACAAttcgatttaaaaataaatgattaaatactaCATAGCCTGTAATTCTGATTGGCGCCATAAACTTACCTCAGAAAGCGTTGTTCCTGAAGTAACTCGTCAGTCTTCTCAGTCACACCCGCAATTGCAGCAGCGCTGATTCTCTCTGTGTCCTGCAACACTTTTAAACGAGTTTTACCGCCTCCCACCAGCTCAGCAACCTGAAACCAGCCATCACTACAACATGATGAATGTTACAGACGCCCCATGTGTCTGCTGCACATGACTGACGTCATGCTAGGGATGCCCTGTGGCCCCGCGAGCGGATGCTTACTTTTCCATGCTTACTGGAAACAGACATTCAGAGATAAAGATAGCTGAACAGACACAACTACTGAGTCGAATCAGACAAGCCTTCAGCATTTGAACcggtcatttattaatttattcattagttAACCAGACGCTCATTTGAGCTCAcatacaacagaaaataaaagaGATGAACACCAAATCTAAGCAGTGTTTATTCAACCCCTGTAGCCTATGTGTAACAGCAAAACCACACCGATTATTCTGCCTCCCAACAGACAAAAGCTCATCTATCAGTTACATGAACACCTGTACtccatcatttatttatgtatttgtgttaCAGGTTTACAGGGAACTGAGAGCCAGTCTAAGTAGCAGGAGCCCCAGCAGCAGGACGGGGCTGGAGCTTAGGCTCGTGGCGGTGTTGTGGTGCTCCCCATGGCTGTGGGACCGGTGAGGGCCGTTACACTCGTCGTTGAAGCAGCATTCCAGCTTCATCTCCCCATTGCTCATGTGAGACTTGTCACAGAAGGACTTATAAGCGCATGACTTCATCACGGAGTCTGTGGTGAGGAAAACACATGGTGGATTTAGAGGGGCTCTACAAATCAATGCTTACAAAAACATCTGCGCAGGCCAAACATTGCTGAAGGATGCGTCAAATAATCCATGTTTGGTTTGCACGCTTGGTTGAGCATGTGTGCAACCCAGCAGAAGCAGTATTTTATACAATAGTTATGAgcagggctagttgtcacaagagTTTCAAGCATCTCATTAACTGCAGGTTGAGTCAGAAGACAAAATGCATAATTGTTTGTTTTCTGCACAGTGGCTTTAAACAGTCTTAAATCAGCATcagcatttttataaattcagtctTTCAAATCTTTATTTGCAACCAAGTCTTTAAAGTGTGTGTCTATAGGCCTACAGAAATTGTCTTTCTAAATAATatgaacacaaataaacacactggaataaactggagtaaaacatgtgacaactagccccagtctcaCTTACTGTATTGAAATGAAACACAAGACACACACATGTAATGGCACTTACTAGTTGGTCAATCTAGTTCTTAAGACACGGTCTTAACATGGTGGCTAAGTTTATGCAACTGGTTCCTGGTCAGGAGGGATGTCACCCCCAAGTGTTCAACATCCAAACTGCAGTGTGAATCACTGTATGTGTGCGCATGTACTCACTGGGTCCTGTGATGGTGGAGCAGGCATCTGAATGAGCAGGACACACAGTCGAGCCCTGCCGGAAACACTCGTCCGCGTTCTTTGCCACACAGGTGTAACACTTCAACCCCTCACCTTCACACATCGGACAAGACAACACAGCTGATCTGAGATTAAACCACTTCAAACTTGATCCAGATGCTATGGttgtggatgaggagataccccctgactgtgtaaagcgctttgagtgcctagaaaatcgctatataaatgtaaggatttattattattcatcattTCACAAGGACAGTAGGAAAATCAGATAATTTATGTTTTGTTATCCGCTCTTATTACTGTATAAGAATTATTGTTTCTGTGTTGcaaaatgtatatgaaataaggttttatttacatat
It includes:
- the si:ch211-113d22.2 gene encoding uncharacterized protein si:ch211-113d22.2 isoform X1, coding for MKTVLVALVLFAAVLHTVLSCPMCEGEGLKCYTCVAKNADECFRQGSTVCPAHSDACSTITGPNSVMKSCAYKSFCDKSHMSNGEMKLECCFNDECNGPHRSHSHGEHHNTATSLSSSPVLLLGLLLLRLALSSL
- the si:ch211-113d22.2 gene encoding CD59 glycoprotein isoform X2, whose amino-acid sequence is MKTVLVALVLFAAVLHSEGLKCYTCVAKNADECFRQGSTVCPAHSDACSTITGPNSVMKSCAYKSFCDKSHMSNGEMKLECCFNDECNGPHRSHSHGEHHNTATSLSSSPVLLLGLLLLRLALSSL